The nucleotide sequence GAGAATTTTATAACCTGAAACTTCACCCCAGAGACACAGAGGACATAGAGGAATTGCTCTGTAGCTCTGCAGGCTACCGATAGCCATGTCAGTCAGGCCGACAGTTAGCGATCGCAAACCCATATCATGCTGCCCTTTTGACCCTGCTCCCTGTACCCTATCTCCTGTTCCCTGTACCCTATCTCCTGCCCCCTGCCCCCATCTATAGAACACTGAGGTTTTCGGTTTATTTAATCCGCACCCACCAATCTATGGCTGGCAGATAGTGTTATGCTTTAGATGATCCGGACCCATGCGATCGCAACGCCCAAACCTTGTCAGGACCGGAAGGTAGCAGCAATACGGGATGCTTGCGATAGGCGTGGACTCCGGGTCTTTTAATAGGGATGGTTTCCCTTCACAACCGCCACCGGATCCATAGTATTCTCTCCAGGGTTCCCGTCCTGAATTGGTTTCTTGATGCATTGCGACAGAAGGTTCTCATCATCAGAGCACCAAGGTATGAGCGGTACGGTTTTCACCCGAAAAAACCAGTGACAGTTTCTCTGCTTTATTTCTATGCTGGATGCAGTCGATAGTTCTGAGGAGTCCTGGCAACTATGGGTTTGGGAGATCTGGTTCAAAAAGCAGTTTATCTCGGTATTGGCTTTGCTTCCTATGCAGGCGAAAAAGCAGGGGAAAAGCTGACTGAGTTGAGATCTCAGGTGCAGAAGCTGGCAGATGAAATGGTTGAGCGGGGGGAAATGACTGCCGACGAAGCCCGCAAATTTGTTGATGACATGGTAAACAAAGCGCAACAGTCTGCGGGTGAACCCTCTGGTGCCAGGCAACCGACTGAACCCCGACGCATTGAAATTGTTACAGATGATGAAGAACCCGGAGACTCATCTGTCAGCCAGGCAGAACAGATGCGGCGACAGGTGATGGAGTTACAGGAAGAACTCAGGCGTTTGAGGAACGATAACTCCTGACTCAAGAATTTTAATCCCAGACTACAATTTGAGCTAAAGTAGAACGATCTCGACAGGTGTTCAGCCGTTATAGCATTGAACCTTTTCCATCCCATTTGACCTTTCCCATCAGAAATAGTTTGATTTTGAAAGATTGATCAAATGGAAGGTTGATTAGAAAGTTGACTTTTGCTTCAGGAAAGACCGATTTTTGCTGGCCGTAACCTGGCTCTTAAGGGTCACCTTTTCGGAGAAACCCAGGGTCAATATCCCTTATACAGCGATTCTAGTTGGGTTGTGAGAAAGGATTCTTGAGGAATCTTTTCTCACCAAGCCTCTACCTTTCACAACGGATTTAGGATTGCTATAAGAGGTTGGTTAATGCGCTTTTTGGGGGGGATATGGAAGATTGGTCATTTAATTTTTTCGAGATGATAGAAGTTATGGTTAAAGAGGTCGAACAATTCTTTACTGAAGTTGCCCGGGATGTTGGTGAAATGGTGGACTCGTTGGTAGAGGCATCTGAAGAAGTTGTCGAGCAGATGCAGATGGCTTTTGAAACTGAAATCGAACCCCATCTCAACGAATTCATCGATCCCATCCTGGAAGCCTATCTGGGATTTGAAATTTCCATAGAGGAAACTGCTCAACCAGTAATTCGTACGGTTGAACCCTTTTTGAATGAGCATCCTGCCTGCGTTGGGTGTCGTCATTATCACGGGCAGTCCTATGGTGGCACTATGTTGGTCTGTGGGATGCACCCCTATGGTTGGGAGGGGGAGCAATGCCCTGACTGGGAATCTGTATGGAAAGGCGAAGACAAGGAATCATGAACCCTTTCTATCGTTCTTGGCACCTGATATAGCCTTATTCTTTGGAGTTGCTGATTCCGGGTATGAATTATCCGGGTATGAATTGAGGGTTGTA is from Leptothermofonsia sichuanensis E412 and encodes:
- a CDS encoding phasin family protein translates to MGLGDLVQKAVYLGIGFASYAGEKAGEKLTELRSQVQKLADEMVERGEMTADEARKFVDDMVNKAQQSAGEPSGARQPTEPRRIEIVTDDEEPGDSSVSQAEQMRRQVMELQEELRRLRNDNS